The genomic interval CTCGAAGCATCAGTCAGGAGCAATGGTGACCCTGACAGGAGGTTCAGGAGTAAAAAAAGGAGGAGTAAAGATAAGGTTTGTTAGGTGTGAAAGTAAAACTATTTCCAGAGCATTAAGTGGAACCCAGTCAGTTTTAAATATCTGTTTTAAATACCACCTGCatgttaaatgaaaatgatttggaTGCTAAGACTCAGTATTGTTTCTGTTCATCCAGATGTGATCAGCATTGAGAAGACCGGCGAGCACTTCCGTCTGATCTATGATGTGAAGGGACGTTTCACCGTCCACCGCATCACCGCCGAGGAGGCCAAGGTAAGTCCTGCATCCTTCATCCTACCTTTAGAGAAGAGACTACGCCCTGATGCTGTTTGACAACTCAACAGTCAAATCCTaccatgaaaacaggaagtaagcATAGATGACAGGGAACAAGGCTTCCTTCAGTACCCTCCTTTGTTTAAAATCGCCATCACTCGCTCAGAATGGTGAGAGGAAATGGGTAGAAAGGAGGCTAAAGGTCAAAGTTTGGGGTCATGATTAAGATTAACACTGTCAGTAATAGCAGGTTGTTGCTACACGACTCAGAGCCTGAGTTTGTTTTAGCGGCTGAGTTTTGAGCTGCGGCAGAGTCTCTGCAGATCTAGCAGGTGTAATCGGCATGTGAGGCGGGCTTTAAGGATTTGGTTTTTGCCTCTCGCCAAAGCTGAAGATCAGCAGCGGCAGCCGATGGTGTTTCAAACCGGTTTAATCTCCAAAACCTCGGTCAAATCTGGTGAAAATCCTCGACTGTGAGAAGAATTACAACAGCAGACTGGCGATGCCGAGTCGCTGACAGTTGACATCGAGATGAAAGATTGAACTTTTCGTCAGATTCAGCGCGCTGACGGCGTAATGAGAGATTCTCTATGAAATTTGATTCCAGTCCACAGGGTTTGTTCAAAGTCTGCAAAGTTTGGAAAATGCTCCATTTGAACAGTTTTCAAAGTTAGGAATATGCTTCAATTCAAATATACTGAAAAATGCTTGATTTTCAGCATAATCTGCTGTTTCGTCTGGACATTGTTTTCAGTCGTTAACTGCCTTTAACctttctcatcttcctctgcagtaCAAGCTGTGCAAGGTGAAGAAGATCCTTATTGGCACCAAGGGAATCCCCCACCTGGTAACCCACGACGCCCGCACCATCCGCTACCCAGACCCCCTCATCAAGGTGAACGACACGGTCCGCATCGACCTGGACACCGGCAAGATTACAGATTTCATCAAGTTTGATACTGGTACGTTCCTCTGGCTGCTGGAAGGTCGGTTCTTTGAAGATGAAGAACTTTATGTTCTGATGCCTCAGTAAcactgctgtcctcctctgctccctccaggAAACCTGTGCATGGTGACCGGCGGCGCTAACTTGGGGCGTATCGGTGTGATCACCAACAGGGAGCGTCACCCCGGCTCCTTCGACGTGGTTCACGTCAAGGATAGCACCGGCAACAGCTTCGCCACCAGGCTCTCCAACATCTTCGTCATCGGCAAGGTGAGGACATGCAGGACTGTTGTGGTCCGTGGTCCCAGAGGAGCCGCTTGTGAACTGACGGCTAAGAGCTCAACCTGAGCGTTGATGCGTTTAGACGTGCTCGCAGGCGACGCGTCAGGATCCTCTTTGCTATAAAGCAGAATTCACCCcaaacagaatattttattGTCTCTGCTGAGACAGAATTCAGATGACTTCCGGAGCGATGATGACATTTCTTGGTTTTGATCAGCCATGAAAATACACTACCAATTCCTCTAAGAAGTTCTGAGCTCCCTGACAAGCAAATCCTGATCTGAAGAGTTTCCACGTCTTCAGAAAATCATCTTTGAAACCTCGTCTTTCCAGCACAAGTTGACTCTTCATAGAGCTCAAAACCTCAGAGCTCTTCCCAGTCAGTTAAGACGGAAACTCGTTTGAAGCATAATGTGCATGGCCCGTCAGAAACAAAGTCAAAATACGTCCTAATTTCATAATAAATCCTGAGCATGCCGTGAGAAAGTATTGTTTACACTAGAAATAATGACTAAATGAGCGCAGTGCAAGATGCCAACATGCATGATGAAATACGCCATTAAAAACAGGAGTGGAAGCGCTGCTCAGGTCTGACAGATGTAACACGAAGCAGGTGCTCCTGATGGACGGGAAGGCGGCCAACGTCCACAAGAGAGGCTTCATCGAGAGCGGGATTTAAATACGGAAAAACCTCCTGAGGgttaaaacaacagcagtcagTCGACAGTGTGACAGCCTGACTGTCGGACACCCTCAGCGTTGTTTCCTCCTGCTGGTCTTGTCAGTAGCTGCAGGCAGATTCGTATGAACTGAGCTCAAACACATGAAGTGATTAACGAGGACCTGGCCTGGAGCGTCTCTGTAGTAAAACTCGTCTCTTCGCCGCCTGCCGTTCACTTGGCCGCCGATGTGACCGGAGCTGTCAGCAGCGCCGTCGTCTCGGTGCCGCGTGACATTTATTCGACGGCCTCGGCCCGCCGCTTGTCTTCACCTTCTGCTGAAGAGCTGGCCGTGGGATAAATGTCAGCACAGTCGAGCTTCTGTCGGCCACGAGAGAGCTCGACACATCGTCGCGCCGTCGTCTGTTTTGAGATCCTTGCAGCCATATTTTTAATGGCTCATCTCCTCGAAGTTAATGTTCAGCAGATTTTAACAGAAACCTGTTTGACAGCTTGATTTACAGACAAAACCCCGAATCCAGAAACGCTGTTTAAAACATCAGAGGAATAGaaaacttgctaatcctttttgacttattacaaaaagcacaaagacgatgtatttatgttttccctcatcagcttattgatttttgtctctctctgtcttcagggCAACAAGCCGTGGGTGTCCCTGCCCAGAGGAAAGGGAATCCGTCTGACCATCGCcgaggagagagacaagaggctGGCCGCCAAGCAGGGCAGCAGCTAAAGTGGCCACGAACAGACAAATAAACTGTTATTTACAAAACGCTCGgcttgtttctctgtgtttttttttccatcaggcTTCTCAAACTAGAGCTAGAGGTGCGTGAGAAAGAGACGGAGTGCAGGAAAAATTAGTGAGAACACGTTTGAAGACTACAAATCCCAGCGTTTGTGCAGGGagcagcatttttttccctAGGATGGCGAAGGATTGACCTGCTTTACTTTCAGTAAACCTGACCAACCCAACTAATGAAGGCAAGAGGCACCAGCCAATCAGGGGAGGAGAAGGTCAGGTCATTCCTTCACCACCCtaggaaaaaaagaaacctaaTTTAGACCCGggccttgtttttgtgtgattttcCTGCTTTCAATCGAAATGTTTGAAACCTCAGATGTTGTAGTTACATGTTTTTGTCTAAATTTGCCTCAGAGACAAAAACACGAAAAAACAATTTTCCAAGCGGGACGTTAAAACGACACCTTTTAAATGACGTCATGCATCAAACAattgaataaaactgaaagatGAGAAGTTGCTAAGTCCTCATTTCCAGGTCTTCGActctgaaaacaggaagtgatgtcatggCAGCTGGCAGCTCACTGAAGGTGGGTTTTGTAGTCTTTTGGCCTAAATTAAGCTGTTTAAAACATGGCAGCCTGTAAGTTTTTTATTGtataatgtttttttcctcttcgaTGCCACGATAAACTGCACGTAGACGAGATCTTTCATCAACCCAACATTAATTCACCTTTTTGACAGATGGCGCTTTAAGTTGTCAAAGCAGGAAACGAAAACACGGAACTAATATTAATCATTCCTTCATAGCTGGAATTATTCCAGTGCAAACACAACAGTTAATTAAAGATGTGTATGAAGGTCTGGGACAGTAAAACTCAAATTTTTAGGCGAGCCGTCCCTTTAATTCCTCCATGTGGGCGGGTTTTTCATGAGGTCTCCGGCTGGTaacttccctccatcctctccctccatccgtCATGCATGCATCCATCTGTTTATGCTCCtaatccctctctctttttttcctgccttcCATTCCTTCTGTTTCattcttcctttcctcctttctccctctgtccttccttATGTTCTTTCCTATTTTTGctctcttcctcatttcctAGATCCTCTTCCCTTAaacctccctcccttccttccctgAATggtttccttctttttctctcctctcaatCCTTTTTTCCCTCACTCATTTCCTACTTTCCTtaatttccttccttcctttcattgATTCCAACCATCCTCCCTTCCTACTttcttctttccatctctttttaTCTTTCCCTGTTTCTTCCATTCCTTCATCCTTCCCACCTTCCTACATTTTCCTAAATCCCTTCTTAGCGCACTCATCCTCACATCCTTCCTCAAGTAGATTCCTACCATCATTCCCTAAATACTTTCCAtagttttctctttgtgttcatCCCCTCATGATTtagctctctgcctcttttcctagctccctcctcccttcaaGCTTCCTCACTTTCTTCCTTCCCTGCAtagttttcatcttttctctccttccctgaACTGTCTTTACTTCCTTTTTGTTATCCTCCATCCTTTCTTTTTCAATATCTCTGTCTTTGCATCTGTCCTTTCCTATTTTTACTCCCTAACTCATTTCCTAgacctcttcctcccttctctccttcagtcaGTCCTTCCTACATCTCCCTTTTTTCCTGCCTcatccctccttttctccttccaTCCTTCGTTCCATTCACCCTTTCCTTACCTTCCTTCCTTGCTTCCTATATCCCTCCTCCTTTCAACCACCCTCGCCTCCCTCCTTACCATCCTTCCCAAAATAGCCTTTTTCTTtacttctctccttctctctccttcctccctccctctctcttccatcTTTCCCCTCAGCTCCCTTCTTTCTTGGCCTTTCCTACCTCCCACCCCTCCCTAAATACCTCCCATCTTTCACCCTCTCTCCACCCTTCTTTGCACCAATCCCTGCCCTCCTCCCATTTAATATCCCTTTTGGAAATAGCTGCCATCTTTCTCTCTACCTCcgtcctctcatctctccatctttgactccatccctccatcatctctctgtgctctgacTTCAGTACGAGTCCATATGGTGACTGCTGGGATACAGCCTGCTCTGCGCTGCAGAAACCTGGCCTGGCACGCACCAcctcagtgtgcgtgtgtgtgtgcatgtgtgtgtgtgtgagtaactAATCCAGTTCTGGCCGTCAgattcacctgtgtgtgtgtgtgtgtgtgtgtgtgtgtgtgtgtgtgtgtgtgtgtgtgtgtgtttgtgtgcgcagATCACCGCTGCCCTTCTCCCCCGTGACTTCCACTCCCAACACATGATTCATAccataacaacacacacagcaggaacctgtgtgtcgatgtgtgtgtgtcggtgtgtgtgtgtgtcggtgtgtgtgtgtcgatgtgTGTAATGTTCGCTCTCATGACCGTCTGCTCTTTGATACCCTGTACAGTACATTAATCCGTCAGTCCTGGCAGAGAGAGGTGAGGACAGTGTGTGAGGACAGTGAGTCTCATGTATTCAAGTATTTCACTGTAAGAGTACTAATACCActgtgtgaaaatactccactccAAGTGAAAGTATTTTAAGTGTGAGGAGTAAAAGTCGTCAtgttgcagtaaaatgttccctgtcagtgttttattattctaTTCCAGGAtccagcagtggaggaggaagtgttcagatcatttactgaagtactacGACCACACTGAAAAAACTACAAGTAGaagccctgcattcaaaacatGACGTAAGTAGAAGTACTCATGTTGTAGTAAaatgttcctgtcagtgtttttctatctgctgcattttactgctgtagatgtttcaggtTGAGCTCGTTGAGCgactttatatcctgttggctgctttaatctacagcagtgcatcagcgtggccgtcctgtgagaaccacgtatctccaaaaagtgtgaTGAGCTCAgtgaaacaggctgttttcagctgtgtgacgatgcattttcagctgatccgagaggctttttaaagagtttatttagctggaggaggaggaggaggaaacctGTTTATCAGAGAAATTCACACTCAAAgtcaccaaatttggagatcTGTGGTTTTCACATGGCCAGGAAGGGTAATAGAGATCGTAATTGAGGTACAAACTGAGAGCAGAtcatttgacctctgacctcgaCGTGACCTCGAGGCTGCAGTGTAAACAGACCTGCACGCGAGGCAGTGCAGCAAGATGAAAGTGcacattttaaat from Chaetodon auriga isolate fChaAug3 chromosome 24, fChaAug3.hap1, whole genome shotgun sequence carries:
- the rps4x gene encoding small ribosomal subunit protein eS4, producing MARGPKKHLKRVAAPKHWMLDKLTGVFAPRPSTGPHKLRECLPLIIFLRNRLKYALTGDEVKKICMQRFIKIDGKVRTDVTYPAGFMDVISIEKTGEHFRLIYDVKGRFTVHRITAEEAKYKLCKVKKILIGTKGIPHLVTHDARTIRYPDPLIKVNDTVRIDLDTGKITDFIKFDTGNLCMVTGGANLGRIGVITNRERHPGSFDVVHVKDSTGNSFATRLSNIFVIGKGNKPWVSLPRGKGIRLTIAEERDKRLAAKQGSS